Proteins co-encoded in one Nyctibius grandis isolate bNycGra1 chromosome 14, bNycGra1.pri, whole genome shotgun sequence genomic window:
- the MLEC gene encoding malectin: protein MVGAGARGAPLLPPVLLLLVPPLLRGATGGLADSVVWAVNAGGDAHVDVNGIHFRKDPLEGRVGRASDYGMKLPILRSNAEDQILYQTERYNEETFGYEVPIKEEGDYVLVLKFAEVYFAQSQQKVFDVRLNGHVVVKDLDIFDRVGHSTAHDEIIPMSIKKGKLSVQGEVSTFTGKLHIEFVKGYYDNPKICALYILQGTVEDVPKLQPHPGLEKKEEDDDEDEYDDGSSVKKQANKNRVQSGPRTPNPYASDNSSLMFPILVAFGVFIPTLFCLCRL, encoded by the exons ATGGTGGGCGCCGGGGCGCGCGGggcgccgctgctgccgcccgtgctgctgctgctggtgccgcCGCTGCTGCGGGGCGCGACGGGCGGCCTCGCCGACAGCGTCGTCTGGGCCGTCAACGCGGGCGGCGATGCCCATGTGGACGTGAACGGCATCCACTTCCGCAAAGACCCGCTCGAGGGCCGCGTGGGCCGAG CTTCTGACTATGGTATGAAGCTGCCAATCTTGCGGTCCAACGCAGAAGATCAGATTCTGTACCAGACTGAGCGTTACAATGAGGAAACCTTTGGCTATGAAGTTCCCATCAAAGAGGAGGGTGACTACGTACTGGTGTTGAAGTTTGCAGAGGTCTATTTTGCACAGTCTCAACAGAAG GTATTTGATGTTCGCTTGAATGGCCACGTGGTGGTGAAAGACTTGGACATTTTTGACAGAGTCGGACACAGCACAGCTCATGATGAGATCATTCCCATGAGTATCAAAAAGGGGAAACTGAGTGTACAGGGAGAGGTTTCCACGTTCACAGGGAAGCTCCACATTGAGTTTGTAAAG GGCTACTATGACAATCCGAAAATCTGTGCCCTATACATCCTGCAAGGAACAGTGGAAG ATGTTCCAAAGCTGCAGCCGCACCCGGGtctggagaaaaaagaggaagatgatgatgaagatgaaTATGATGATGGCTCCAGTGTTAAAAAACAGGCAAATAAGAACCGGGTTCAGTCGGGCCCACGCACACCAAACCCCTATGCCTCGGACAACAGCAGCCTCATGTTTCCTATATTGGTGGCCTTTGGTGTCTTCATTCCTACCCTCTTCTGCCTCTGCCGATTGTGA
- the CABP1 gene encoding calcium-binding protein 1 isoform X2 has protein sequence MGNCVKSPLRNLSKKIRHEEKTCYKAVQTSEEGPSACEYQGPLMVLAQNCAVMHNLLGPACIFLRKGFAENRQPDRELRPEEIEELREAFKEFDKDKDGFINCRDLGNCMRTMGYMPTEMELIELSQQINMNLGGHVDFEDFVELMGPKLLAETADMIGVKELRDAFREFDTNGDGEISTSELREAMKKLLGQQVGHRDIEDIIRDVDLNGDGRVDFEEFVRMMSR, from the exons ATCCGCCATGAGGAGAAGACGTGCTATAAGGCTGTCCAGACGAGTGAAGAGGGGCCGTCGGCTTGCGAGTACCAGGGTCCACTCATGGTGCTGGCCCAGAACTGCGCCGTCATGCACAACCTGCTGGGGCCAGCATGCATCTTCCTGAGGAAGGGCTTCGCAGAAAACAGGCAGCCT GATAGAGAACTGCGCCCGGAAGAAATTGAAG AATTAAGAGAAGCCTTTAAGGAGTTTGATAAAGACAAGGATGGGTTTATTAACTGCAGGGATCTGGGGAACTGCATGCGAACCATGGGCTACATGCCTACTGAGATGGAGCTAATAGAGCTCTCCCAGCAGATCAACATGAACC TGGGTGGCCATGTGGATTTTGAAGATTTTGTTGAGCTGATGGGACCAAAGCTGCTGGCGGAAACTGCAGACATGATTGGTGTAAAAGAGCTCCGTGATGCCTTCAGAGAG TTTGACACCAATGGTGATGGGGAGATCAGCACCAGTGAGCTGCGAGAAGCCATGAAGAAGCTTCTAGGGCAGCAGGTGGGCCATCGGGATATTGAAGACATCATCCGGGACGTGGATCTGAATGGAGATGGGCGTGTTGATTTTGAAG AGTTTGTTCGCATGATGTCCCGTTGA